The DNA region aaaaaaaatcaggaggcTCCCACAAACCTCGGAAGAACAAGTTGGTGTCAAAGATCTTCACCACGTCCTCCCGGTCCAGTTTGTTGGGCCTGTCCTTGTAAGCCATGGTGTTGCCACTCCAGAagaccctgccctggcacagcctcttGATGAAGATGCCCTGCTTGTTGCTGTGCAGGAGGACCCCCCTCTCCAGGTGCCCAAAGAGCTTCCTGGTGATCTGCTTCTGGCGGTCGTTCTGGATGGCGTCGGCCGAGGGGAACCGCACGTGCTCCAGGGCGTCGGGGGCGTAGAGCTTCTCCCCGTGGCCCGAGGGCTGGCCCAGGGAGATCCTGCAGCCCTCAGAGCACGAGGTGCTGACGTGGCCCACCAGCCTCCCGCTGTAGTAGAAGCTGATCACCATCTGGGAATAACCTGGGAGGTGAGGGACGCGTGTGGGTGTGCGTCTCATCAGGAAGGGACAAAGCTGCTCCTCGCTGCCGTGCCCAAATCCCAAACCTCCTGGGAGTGACTCTCTCTCGGTGGAGGGACATCTCCAGGGCTGACCAGCAAGCGAGAGCTCCCAGCACTACAGGATCATGGtgtggttggggttggaagggatctctggagtTCACCCAGTCCAAGcgccctgcccaggcagggtcacccggggcaggtgacacaggaacaaaTCCAGGTGGGGTTTGTTCCATGAATTCCTCtctgaatgtctccagagagggaaatTCCACAACTCCACTCTGCCACCCTCCATGGGAAGTTGTTCCTCATGTTGAGGCGGTTTAGTTTATGGCCACCAAACACCTTGAaccccttcctcctcttcctcctgcctttgctCCACACTCCCCCCATGCCACGGGCAGATCCCCCCCATTCCAAAGGCTGCCTGATGCCAGCATCccaagcagctgctctctgcccccaTGCCACCAGGCAGGATTTATCCCGGCATGGAAATGGGGACAATCAGGAGGGTGCAGCACCTCCCAAACCCAAAGCAAAGCCTCCCTGAAGGTGGGGGACAGAGCCAGAgccacctcctgccagcacaaACAGAGAGGGGCACCTGTGGCCAGGTGAGGTGCCTTACCTGAGTGATACTGCTCGTAGCTGGAGTACCCATTCATCAGGGGCAACGCTGTGGGCACAGAaagccaagctgagcctgcgttcccaaatcccaatcccccagctccccccaccACCCCCTCCTCATTTTCTGCCCCAGgtttcccagctcccacaggggAAATGCCAGCAAAAagctccccgctggatttctTAATGAGTACTTCAAACTTTCTTAATAAGGAAGACAAAATAAACTGCTCCCCATTCCGTATCCCCGCACAGGAAGATTTTTCCCGCCCCAAAAATCTCCCAAACACCACGCAAGCTGTTGGCTACTtaccagggctgggctgctgcaccCACCAGTCGGGTATTGGGGGGTTCCTGCAGGTCTCCTGGGGGGGTGAGGGGCTCCTCTTGATGATGCCCAGGTACTCATCCACACAGGagggctgtgggacagcaggCACGGGGATCAGAGTGGGTTTGATGCCCCCAACAAGGCACTTGGAACGCTCAGGGAGGGCCCAAACGGCAACAGCAGCcaatttttggggggttggAAAGACCAAGTCTGGCATTGGGCAGGTTGTACATCTGAATAAGACCCTCAGGAGCTACAGAGGGTGAGCAGCCCAGTGTGACAAGGCCAAGgaggggcacagagctgggacagaCTCATCCCCCACAGTGAAGGTCTCTCCCAGCGGGATgcacagggaaagcaggagccAAGACCAGAAGCGTGtcctgaaggagctgcaaacccaaaccctgcagctctgcagagggaatcTGGGCAAGGCAGTGCTTTCCCAAACCAGACGGCTTGACCCCAGCCCCGCACACCTGCGGCCAGGTGAGGCCTCACCTCTTTGATGAGGTCATCgatggcagaggagctgcagtcCATCTCGGTGACATCATTCAGGCTGCTCCCGTTGGCCACCCCGGCTTTGCCTGCAAGGAGAGGCGGGGCTGCAGTGAGAACACCCACACTTGCCAAGCACAGCTGATCTGGAAGGGTTTTGGAAACCTCTCGCTCAGTGAAAGTGATGAGACCAAGAACCACAGCAGAGCCATGTAACAGCACCTTGGAGAGGCTCACAgcccctccagagctgcctttttGGAGCCAAAAATCACTTTACAACTCATTTCCCCCCTGCACAGGGAccagcagcaagaaaaatcaaaagcctGGCCGGTGGCAGagacagagctggagcagaggagagggtttggggtttttttaagcaccCCAGAgactggggctggggctgctgcttctcttttttccaccagccaccccagggcagtggtgctgctggtgggaacCTGCAGTGCCATTTGCATagtggcagcacagcccctgtgtgaacgggctggaggggacagagaTGCTAAAGGCAGATTTCCTGACTGCAAAATCATGGGGGTTTTTTAGCAAgtttttgactttaaaaaaaaaaaaaaaaaaaggacaaagcaCACAGGCTCCCCTAACCACAAATAGAGTTATAGTTAGTGTGAGCTGAGCCACACCGGACAtcagagcagctctctgcaAAATTACTGCTCCTCCAGCAAGAAAAGGGATTTATTGCAGCTCcccaccatcctcacagggcaggggttgggaagaaaaaaggattgAGGCTCATGTCCCTCCCTCAGGCAGGGAAGATGGGATTTGCCCCTACGACATCCTCAGGGGATGGGATCTCCCACCAGGCTGCAGGTGTCCCACATTTCCTAGGGGTTTAAGGGGTTAAAAAACCCAAGCCTGGCCtgtctcctcccctccctgtgaCCCCAGGGGGAcatctgcagagcaggacaagcacaggggcagagcacagggcagggctggccagggAGCCGTGCTCAGGCGCAGGGCTGTGCTCACGGGATGGACCCACGGCAGGGCTCAGTCCCTTCCTGGGGAACTCAcacttctgctcctcctctggcaCGATCCTGTAGACCTTGTAGGGCTCGGAGATGTCCAGCTGGGACCTGTCTGTCACCTCCTCAAAGTCAGGGCTCTTGTTCAGGGCGCAGCGGAGCCGCGTCTTCCAGGTGGCCGGCTCGGCTTTGTCACCCTCCTTGAACTTGCCTTTGAAAACAGCCCAGGCCTAAAGCAAAGAGTGAGAAAATACCctaagaaaatcagaaaatcctCCCCGTGAGCCCTCTcagggaggaagagctggggtTGCAGAGAGCATTTTGCATCTTGCAGCCTCTCGAGCATCTCTGGGGGATTTGCTGTTTCACTCCTAGACTGCGGCCACCTGCACAGCCGCCACACCTGGGGGGGGTTCTggggtgcagagcagcactgcctgcctcagaaatgcagaaaaggcTTGTAAAAGCCAGCTTTTCAAAAAGCAGAGGGCAAAATCATCACTTGCGGGTTCACTTCTGCACCTACAGGTCAGGAGCACAAGGAATCGCTGCtcaattaaaaatcaaagtaaagCTCATTTCCCAGCCCCTGACAAATAAATTACTAAATAAAATTTGTTCTCTAAGATGAGAACATAATTTGTGCTTTTGGTAGGAGAACATGTTTTACCACTGAAGGAAGATTGAAAAACactacatatttttttttaattatacagattgatttcttttatagatatttctgtcttttcagaGGGCTGAGTTCAAGGCTATCCTCATAACTCAGAGCTCCCAAACCAgtttttactgaaattaaacTCCTTCACCAGTTCAGATACTTGGGAGTGGGGTCAGAGGGAAGGGAATTCCTGAGGAAGACCTGAACTTTTTGCTTCGGGATggaatttttccatgttttccaaaACTGGAAACCCCCCTTTGGTGAAATCCTTCCTTCCCACCTACAAAgtaattttaggtttttttaacataaacCCAGCATTTTATCAGGAAAAACTGATGAGAAGTTCAGAGCAGGACAAAAACTGCTTCTCATGTCACACCTGGATTCAAACGTGCTGAAAACAAACTCAAGACTGGTCCTAAATTTTGATGAAAATGAATAAATCatcccccaaaaaaataaaaagccaggAGACCAAATGCAGCATCTCCTACAGGGGTCAAAGACGCAAAACCCAGAGACAGCGTGGCCATGTCCCACCAAGGCACGaaaccagcagcacagagcctgggaaccagcaggaaaaggcaTCAACAACCTCTCCCTACCTTGAAAATAGAAGCATCCACCTCCTGGTTGTAGTCCTGCTTGCCGGCGTGCTTCCAGGGGATGCGGAACATGGACTTGTCCTCGTTCTCCCAGATGAGCCCCGCGTAGAGCTCGCTGTCGATCTGCTCGATCAGCCACTgccgcagccgccgcccgcCGTTCCTGTCACAcatcctgcagggacacccccGGGccctctcagctctgccagccccatcccagcgcAGGCACGGAGCTGCTTTGCCCCTCTGCCCCGTGCCCAGCTGGGAGCGGCAGCAGCCGCAGCTTTTGGAAGCCCCACACGCCAGAGTCTGCCCGCTTtaaagccccttccaacccaaaccctgctgggatCCCACAGGTCTGCGATTCTAAGATTACAACACCCCCAGCCCacacccccaccccaccctctacttcttttaaaattaaaaaaacaaataaaaatcaaggcaATTTCCTCCTGAGTTACTACAAATTCTTCCTCCAGCTCCACCAAAGTTCCGCTCCCACAAGCGGCTGACTCAGTGCTCTGCTTATTCCTATTTTGCTGCAGGATAAATCACAGAGGATGGGGATTAAAGCCCTCCCCCCAGCTGTGCAGTCACCTGAGCAAGTGACACTGGGCAGGCCATGCtggggtggcagagctgtgcctggctcaTCTTGGCACAAGGGTTTGTCCcggagggggcagcagctcctctcaccCAGCACTATTTGGGGAGCGGATGCCAGCTCCAAACTGCATCCCAAATCCTCACAGGGATAAGGAACAGACAACTGCTGGAAGCAAAGTGCCAGGCTCAACCATCCCTGTCACCTCCACGCCatgacaggagctgctggcctggcagAAGTGATCAGCAGCCCCCAAATCAACTTCCCAGGCATTTTGGGCTCTACATTTTACTGGACTGCCTCTCCCTCGTTTATTTGTTATTTACTGCCCCATTGGAAGATTTTTGGGGCGAAAACTAGGATGCTCCCAGCGCAGCCTGAGAGCCAGTGGTCCCTGCTTCGCCACAGGCTGCCACCAGCTCAGTGCCACCGAATTCCATCCCTTCTGGATGGCCCGGGCTCCTCAGAGCACTGCCCCCGGTTTTTAGGGATGGTGAGCACCAACACCACCAGCCAAAACATCACggagggcacagctctggaTGCCAGCTGGACGCCCCAAAGGACATGGCACAGCTCATCCCTGGAGGAATGGGGGCACACGCAGCTTCTCCAGCACCCACCCTGAGTGATGCCAGAAGGGAAGGACCCGAAAAATCCCGCAGAAACGGGACACTTCTTTTTCTAGAAAGCTTCTTCCCATCACTGCCGGAGGCCGGGGCTCCATCTCCCTCCCCGAGAGGGAGTCACACGCTCGGGGCAGCATCGAGGAGCCGCCTCCCCCGGGCCGGCAGCGGCAGCCCCGCGGCTCCGACCCGCCCATGCCGGGCTCGCTCCCTGAGCCGGGGACCACGAGACGGGGACATCCCGCATCCGTGCGACCCCGCAAAGCCCCTGCGCTGCTCGGCAGCCCGCAGGCCTGCGGGTAACCGGGGCAGGGCTCGGGACCGGCCCCAGCCTTTCCGCCGCCCGCTGCCGGTGCCTTGCCGGGGTCCTCTCACAGAGGACCTGTCCGGCGACAGGTCCCTGCCCTTCTACACGGGATGCCGGTGccggtccctgtcccctggctggtCCCTGCCCTCCCACGGGGGATGCCGGTGCCGGTCCCTGTCCCCCGGCTGGTCCCTGCCCTCCCACGAGGGATGCCGGTGCCGGTCCCTGTCCCCCGGCTGGTCCCTGCCCTCCCACGAGGGATGCCGGTGGCGATCCCTGTACCCTGGTCGGTCCCTGCCCACCCATGGGGATGTCGGTACCGGTCCCTGCCCTCCCCCGGGATGCCGGTACCTGTGGCCGGTGCCGTTCCCGTTTCCACGCTCCCGGAGCCGCGCCCGCGCTTTCGCCCAGCTCATTATATATGCCAGCGAGATTTTGCGGCCACGCCCACCGCCACGCCCCCTCCACGCACCACCAATCACCGACTCCTCGCCGCTCCCGCCCTGCCCGATGGGGaggcggggccgtgcggggctgACCAATGAGGAGCGTCCCGGTGGGGCGCGCGCCGCAGTTTCTCTTAAAGCGCGGCTTTCCCCGAAATCAGCTGACCCCGAGGGGCGGGGCCTGGGCGGGAGGAGGCGGGGCCTGTGTTGGAAGGGGCGGGGCGTAGGCGGGAGGGGGCGTGGTTAACCCGCCCCTGTCCCGGGTCTATCCCGGGCCGGTTCGATCCCGTCGTTCCCAGTCCCAAATGAATCCATTCCCAGGTCCAGCCCAGCTTCCCCAGTCCCTGAGCAGTGTTCCCTGAGCCAGACTGGTCCCTCACCAGCCCCAGATCTGTTCATTCCCAGCCTCAGACCAACATTCCAGTCCCAGATCAATCCATCCCCAGCCTCAGACCAACATCCCAGTCCCAGATCTGTCCATCCCCAGTCTCAGACCAATATCCCCAATCCAAGGCCAATCCATCCCCAGCCCATGATCAGCATATCCCCAAATAAACCTCCCCAGTCCCAGATCAATCTAGTCCCAGATCAGTTTCCCCAATCCCGGATCactttccccattcccagatCAATTTCCCCATTCCTAGATCAGTTTTCGCAATCCCAGATCAGTTGCCCCATTCCCAGATCAGTTTCCCCTTTCCCAGATCAGTTTCCCCATTCCCAGATCAGTTTCCCCATTCCCAGATCAGTTTCCCCAATCCCAGATCAGTTTCCCCAATCCCAGACCAATTTCCCCAGTCCCAGACTGGTCGCTCTCCAGTCCCAGTTCATTCTATCCTAAACCCCAAATCAGCCttcccagtcccagcccagtgtccccagtcccagcccagtCAATTCCCACTCCTAGGCCACTATCCCCAATCCCAGACTGGTCCATCCTCAGTCCCAAaccagtgtcccctgtcccaaACCAGTGTCCCAGTCTCAGACCAGTTTCCTCAGTCCCAAaccagtgtccccagtcccagcccagtGCATTCCCAGTCCCAGaccagtgtccccagtcccagcccagtCCATCCCCACTCCCAGGCCACTTTCCCCAGTCCCGGACTGGTCCATCCTCAGTCCCAAaccagtgtcccctgtcccaaACCAGTGTCCCAGTCTCAGACCAGTTTCCTCAGTCCCAAaccagtgtccccagtcccagcccagtGCATTCCCAGTCCCAGaccagtgtccccagtcccagcccagtCCATCCCCACTCCCAGGCCACTTTCCCCAGTCCCAGTTtagcccaggcagctcccagttCCATTCCGGATCAGCCCCAGGGAtcattccctccctgcctgccccagcaaATCCCACTGTTCCCAGTCTGGATTTGGTGTCCTGACTgttccccagcccagccaaaCCCAGCCAGACCCACCAGAGCGTAAAGGACCATCTGACTTCagagggggatttttttgggattacCAGATTACACACACATTTCTTGGAAGAAAACCATAATTACTCCCACGCGGGTGATACGGAGAAATGGGAAATGTATGGAGCTGCACAGATGGTTTAATAAAAGTAACGCTCCGAGGTGCACAACCTTTCCTGTCATTTCTGTTCAAGGATGGCTGGAATGGCCCTTGTTTTTAAACACCCCACTGATCCTCTCTGGATCCCCCCCAGGAGATTTGGGGTGAGCCAAAAACCGTCTTCTGCAACCAGATACAGTCAGGggcattcattttcttttttgaccaaaaattacaattttaagCTTTGCAGGGGTTTTGCATTCTCCTGCTAGAGACCCCCCTGtaaaaatctctttgttttgttaaaattcCGGGAAACTTGTGATATTTTTAAGGGTCTGCACACAACCAAACTCTCCATCCCCTCTGGAGACCAAAAACCTGGaaattcattgaaattcaggtggcTTCATCATTCCCGCCTTCACTTTGGCTCTGCAGCTTCATCGGCAAGGTAAAGGTAAAGGTGGAAAAGTAAACCCAAATTCCCTGGGGTGAGGAGGATCCCTGTGGggcagataaaaaaattaacccAAATAAAATAGGGTTTCAGGCCCCTGAAACAGGCTGGGAGGTGCCccccagctgggaagggaagatgagcgtgccagcagggccaggaatgTGTTGGGAATCATTTCCCCTGTCAGCAGcgccctgggcagctcagccctgctccagcagagaggATTTCCCTGGTTTGGGGAAGGCTGAtgtgggacagcagagcccagcagccgAGCCTGAGGCGCTCTTGGCAATGTCTAAAAAGTGGAAATCAGCCCAGTTTTACCTGTTTGGGGTTtgcctcccagctcccagaatTCCTGAAGCCACCTCAGGTCCCACTGATGGAGGCCAGAGtggaaaatatatatatatatatatatatatataatttatatataatttatatttatatttatatttatatttatatttataatatattttatataatttatttatatttttattatattatttattatattatgtattatatttaaatattatatatttatatttatatatttatttatatatttatataatatattatatatattatatatattatatagatatatatatccATCTATGATacaaaaatatagaaaatagaTATAGATATTCACCTGGGATAGCCCCCAAATCCAGGGAAATTTGGGTTAGGAGGAGGTTCTGGGGCATGGTGGTGGCTGTGATGTCAGGCATGTAgggtgctgctgcattccctgtGATTCCCCAAATCTGGGGGGTTTTCCCAGGTTTTGCTGTGGTGCTGTGGTTCCCTGGGAATGTCTGAAGCCCGGGCTGTGGAGCTTATCTGGCCTCCCGCACACCTAATCTCTGCTTATCACCCATCTCCAATGACTTCCTATTAACTCCcactctcttctcttttctcttcctgcctgcaagttccatttttctgcttcctaaAATGAAAACCGAGGCTTGAAATCCAATATTGATCCCTGAGCTGATTGCTCAGCCTCCCTTCAGCCCACTCCATCAGCAGCCTCCACCTCATTAACTGCTTTCCATGTGGAATAACAGCCACAGGGACCCTTTTATGCATgtaaataaatgggaaaaaaaaacattatttcccCCCTGGAATTCTATACATCATGGCtaaacacagaatatttaaaacttttcattttgctggTGGTTCTCATCAAGAAAATGGGAAGCAGGGAGGTCATTTCAGTCCATCTGTGTATTCCCACCAGGAACACCACAAATCAAGTCCAGGCACCCTCAGGATttaatcacttttttctttattaggAGCAGGGTGAGTCACCCCTGGTGCTGTCACACGATGAGTACCCGAAAATCTTCATCAAGAGAATTCCTAGAAATGTTTTGCATCCCTTTTTTTCTTAGAAGGAATTGCAGAACAGACATTTTTTGAGTGGACAAACAGGGTAATTATAGCAAAAGGCCGAGATGACACGGAAGGGTTGAATGTGTGGAAGGGCTGAATCCATGGGATGTGGGACCCTCCTCGTAAGGCAGAGGGGGGGAATTCCTGCCAAAGAAAGCTCTGGAAAAGCACAATCCGAGTTTGGGATGAAGAATTGGACATGGCCACAGGGTTTAGGTATCAAAAAGGCTTTTGGAGAAGGACAGAGTTAAATTGGTCCATGGGTTGAGTGAATCCAACCAAGCTTTTGGTTTCTTTGGCAAGCAGGGACATTTAAAAGGGGCTCAGGGAAATCCCAAACCCACTCTGGCTCCAGGGATGGAGGCCGTGGGACAggcactgctggatttcccccatccctggggtTGGGATAAGGAAAATGCCAGATAAAAGCTAAACTTGGATTTGCCTTTTCCCTTATCCCTGGGGTTGGGATAAGGAAAATGCCAGATAAAAGATAAATCTGGGTTTACCTTTCCCCTtatccctggggctgggataaGGAAAATGCCAGATATTCACCTGCCAAGGACATGCACAGCAAGGGGCAGCCCCAAAacacctccagcccctctccccaccccacTGGGTGCCAGCTGAGGCTCAGAGCACCCCCACATCCCAGGATTCACCCCTCCTTCCTCAGGGAAGCAGGGGACAAGGTGGcccctctccatctcctcccacctTGGATTCCCAAGTTCTGCACCACCTTTCCCGCGCCCTGCCAGCCCAGATATTGTCATGAGGAGAGAGGGacggggctggctgctgctctgagggtgGAGAAGGGGCTGGAATCCCTTGGGAACGGGGCAATGGGACAGAGCAGGGCGCTGTCGCCCATtcactggggctggcagctgacAGAGGGGTCTGTGGCTCCTGTcgccctgctccagccctggagcccaggctggtgctggcagctTTGTGCCCTAGACACGAATCCCTGGAGGGGCTTGGCAAAGGGAAAACTGAGTTTTCCAAGCCCCAGGGCCAACAGCCTGGCTGCTTATCTGCTCGTCCATCTGCTGCCACCAGCGGTGCCACCTGCGTGCCAGGGCGGGGGGAAGGTGGGAGCCGGGCAGCGGGGCCAGGAGCAatccccgctccccgcccgctgctcccccagcaggcgctgcagctcctcctggtcCTGGAAGGGGTTCCTGCCGTATTCCCGGCGGATCCAGGCGCGGTACTGCCAggaaaaaggcaggagaggTTGTCAGGGTGACCTGAAAAGCTGAGAAAgcccagagagagagagcggGGCTGCGGCAGCTGCGCTGGCAAGCAGCGAGCAAAGCAattcctgctgcatccccagcacagccagcgtCAGGAAGGTCCAAATCCCACAGGAGCTCacactcagcaccccacggacGCAGTGGATCCCCCATGCCAGCACTCCCC from Motacilla alba alba isolate MOTALB_02 chromosome 11, Motacilla_alba_V1.0_pri, whole genome shotgun sequence includes:
- the IRF8 gene encoding interferon regulatory factor 8, with amino-acid sequence MCDRNGGRRLRQWLIEQIDSELYAGLIWENEDKSMFRIPWKHAGKQDYNQEVDASIFKAWAVFKGKFKEGDKAEPATWKTRLRCALNKSPDFEEVTDRSQLDISEPYKVYRIVPEEEQKCKAGVANGSSLNDVTEMDCSSSAIDDLIKEPSCVDEYLGIIKRSPSPPQETCRNPPIPDWWVQQPSPALPLMNGYSSYEQYHSGYSQMVISFYYSGRLVGHVSTSCSEGCRISLGQPSGHGEKLYAPDALEHVRFPSADAIQNDRQKQITRKLFGHLERGVLLHSNKQGIFIKRLCQGRVFWSGNTMAYKDRPNKLDREDVVKIFDTNLFFRELQQYYNNQGRFPDSRVMLCFGEEFPDAVPLRCKLILVQVEQLYLRQVVDEAGKSCSSSPMLPVAEEPQHDQGYRIFQDICTTRPLFRENQQIAV